From Candidatus Defluviilinea gracilis, a single genomic window includes:
- a CDS encoding WxcM-like domain-containing protein — protein MADFFSHPNSIVESTQVGKATRVWAFAHVLPGAVIGEDCNICDHVFIENDVVVGDRVTVKCGVQLWDGIRLEDDVFVGPNATFTNDPFPRSKKYPQEFSRIVVQKGASIGANATILPGITIGQNAMVGAGAVVTRDVPPNSIVMGNPARIVNYVTESFHTEETLAQPASGNQDLPVKGGVLIRLPEITDLRGSLSFAEFPGLLPFEPRRFFMIYDVPSKDVRGEHAHKELHQLLVCIKGACSVVLDDGNVRAEVRLDKPTLGLHIPPMVWATQYKFTSDAALLVFASDVYKADDYIRNYNEYLESVSK, from the coding sequence ATGGCTGATTTTTTTTCACATCCGAATTCAATTGTTGAGTCCACGCAGGTCGGAAAAGCGACGCGCGTGTGGGCGTTTGCCCACGTGTTACCCGGCGCGGTGATCGGCGAAGACTGTAACATTTGCGACCATGTCTTCATTGAAAATGACGTGGTGGTTGGGGATCGAGTCACGGTCAAATGCGGCGTGCAGTTATGGGACGGCATCCGCCTGGAAGACGATGTGTTCGTGGGACCGAACGCCACGTTCACGAATGATCCGTTTCCCCGCAGTAAAAAATATCCGCAGGAATTTTCCAGAATCGTCGTTCAAAAAGGCGCTTCGATCGGCGCGAATGCGACCATCTTGCCCGGCATCACGATCGGGCAAAATGCGATGGTGGGCGCGGGAGCGGTGGTCACAAGGGATGTTCCTCCGAACTCAATCGTCATGGGCAACCCCGCGCGGATCGTGAACTATGTGACCGAAAGTTTTCACACCGAAGAGACTCTTGCGCAACCCGCGAGCGGGAATCAGGATCTGCCGGTGAAAGGCGGTGTGTTGATTCGCCTGCCCGAGATCACAGACCTGCGCGGCAGTTTGTCCTTTGCTGAATTTCCCGGTCTGCTTCCGTTCGAGCCGCGCCGTTTTTTTATGATCTACGATGTGCCGAGCAAGGACGTGCGCGGCGAACATGCTCACAAGGAATTGCATCAACTTCTTGTGTGCATCAAAGGCGCGTGTTCTGTTGTGTTGGATGACGGAAACGTTCGCGCCGAAGTGAGGCTGGACAAGCCGACCCTCGGGCTTCACATCCCGCCGATGGTTTGGGCGACCCAGTACAAATTCACGTCCGACGCGGCTCTTCTCGTGTTCGCCTCCGATGTGTACAAAGCCGATGATTACATCCGCAATTACAACGAATATTTGGAATCGGTTTCCAAATGA
- a CDS encoding DegT/DnrJ/EryC1/StrS family aminotransferase, whose amino-acid sequence MKTSVPFLDMKAQYDELREEIDQAYQRVMDSGWYILSDEVRAFEQEFADRIGVKHCVGVGNGLEALQLIFMAYGIGAGDEVIVPSNTYIASWLSVSYAGATPIPVEPNPLTHNSDPSRIAQAITKRTKAIMPVHLYGQPTEMTEIWKLAEGHGLRIVEDSAQAHGVKYMDKMAGNLGTAAAFSFYPTKNLGAFGDAGAVTTNDDELADKIRVLRNYGSRKKYYNEVRGHNSRLDPLQAAFLRVKLKYLDEWNMRRAKLASYYCERLNGLPGLGLPITAPQTEHGWHIFVVTHDNRDKLKSYLDEHGVDTLIHYPVPPHLSKAYADLGYKAGDFPLAEKLANTVLSLPIGPHVTREQADVVIERIREFCLSSRS is encoded by the coding sequence ATGAAAACATCCGTTCCTTTTCTCGATATGAAAGCGCAGTACGATGAACTGCGAGAGGAAATCGATCAGGCGTATCAGCGCGTGATGGATTCGGGTTGGTATATTCTCAGCGACGAAGTGCGCGCGTTCGAGCAGGAATTTGCAGATCGTATCGGCGTCAAGCATTGTGTGGGTGTAGGCAATGGACTTGAAGCGCTTCAATTAATTTTCATGGCGTATGGAATTGGCGCGGGGGATGAAGTGATCGTGCCGTCCAACACGTACATCGCGTCGTGGCTGTCGGTCTCCTATGCTGGAGCGACACCGATTCCCGTCGAACCGAATCCGTTGACTCACAACAGTGATCCGTCGCGTATCGCCCAAGCCATCACCAAGCGGACGAAGGCGATCATGCCGGTGCATCTATATGGTCAGCCAACGGAGATGACTGAAATTTGGAAACTTGCCGAGGGACATGGACTGCGCATTGTGGAAGATTCCGCGCAAGCGCACGGCGTGAAGTACATGGACAAGATGGCGGGAAATTTAGGCACTGCCGCCGCGTTCAGTTTTTATCCCACAAAGAATCTCGGCGCGTTCGGCGACGCAGGCGCGGTAACCACCAACGATGATGAACTGGCGGACAAAATTCGCGTGTTGCGAAATTACGGATCGCGTAAAAAATATTACAACGAGGTGAGGGGACATAACTCGCGGCTCGACCCATTGCAAGCCGCGTTCTTGCGCGTGAAGTTGAAATATCTCGATGAATGGAATATGCGTCGAGCGAAACTTGCCAGTTACTATTGCGAACGCCTCAACGGACTGCCCGGGCTTGGCTTGCCGATCACCGCGCCGCAGACGGAACATGGCTGGCACATCTTCGTCGTTACCCACGATAATCGCGATAAACTCAAATCATATCTTGATGAACACGGCGTGGACACGTTGATTCACTATCCCGTCCCGCCGCATCTGTCTAAAGCGTATGCCGACCTCGGTTACAAAGCGGGCGATTTTCCTCTTGCAGAAAAACTTGCAAACACTGTGTTGAGCCTGCCGATCGGTCCGCATGTGACACGAGAACAAGCCGATGTTGTGATCGAACGGATCAGGGAGTTTTGCCTCTCAAGCAGGTCGTGA
- a CDS encoding glycosyltransferase yields the protein MKKISIVIPVYFNESNLPDTIPQLLSLEEKLAEYSLELVFVDDGSGDRSLDVLRDYQSRSPERIKVVKLTRNFGSMSAIQAGFTVATGDCVGMISADLQDPPEIFLDMISHWEKGSKAVFAVRQDREEHLVQKMLSNTYYSLIRKFALADYPNGGFDFFLVDRQVAADLNRIQEKNTNIMTLVYWLGYKPVMIPYIRRQRTKGKSRWTLAKKVKLFIDTFVAFSFVPIRILSALGLLVAVGSFIYGGYVLFYWYFYGIEVKGYVPIVVALAFNSGLQMAMLGVLGEYLWRTLDEVRRRPQFVIDEIYQEPQQADSEK from the coding sequence TTCCCGTCTATTTCAACGAATCCAACCTGCCTGATACCATTCCTCAACTTCTTTCCTTGGAGGAGAAACTCGCGGAGTATTCTCTCGAACTTGTTTTTGTGGACGACGGCTCAGGAGATCGCTCGCTTGACGTTCTGCGGGACTATCAATCCCGGAGCCCGGAGAGAATCAAAGTCGTCAAGTTGACTCGCAACTTCGGTTCGATGTCCGCTATTCAGGCTGGGTTCACGGTGGCGACCGGCGACTGCGTCGGCATGATCTCCGCCGACTTGCAGGATCCGCCGGAGATATTTCTGGACATGATCTCTCACTGGGAAAAGGGGAGCAAAGCCGTCTTCGCCGTTCGGCAGGATAGGGAGGAGCATCTAGTTCAAAAGATGTTGTCCAATACCTATTATTCGCTGATCCGAAAGTTCGCGCTTGCCGATTACCCCAACGGCGGATTTGACTTTTTCCTCGTTGACCGTCAGGTGGCTGCCGACCTCAACCGCATTCAAGAGAAAAACACGAACATCATGACCCTCGTCTACTGGCTGGGATATAAACCTGTGATGATTCCCTACATCCGCAGGCAAAGGACAAAAGGAAAATCCCGCTGGACGCTGGCAAAGAAAGTCAAACTTTTCATTGATACTTTTGTGGCTTTTTCCTTTGTCCCGATCCGCATCCTTTCCGCGCTGGGACTGCTCGTGGCGGTGGGGTCATTCATCTATGGCGGCTACGTTTTGTTTTACTGGTATTTTTACGGGATCGAGGTCAAAGGCTATGTGCCGATTGTTGTCGCGCTGGCGTTTAACTCGGGTTTGCAAATGGCAATGCTCGGCGTGTTAGGCGAATACCTGTGGCGCACACTCGACGAAGTCCGCCGGCGACCTCAATTTGTGATTGACGAAATTTATCAAGAACCTCAACAGGCAGACTCTGAAAAATAA